TTCAGGTTAGCTCTTTACCGACTCACGGCACCTTTTGTGCCGCATTCTTTGCCGCGACCACGGCGTCGAACACCTCGCGCTTGGGTACCCCGGCCTCGGCCGCGACCGCCGCGATGGCCTCCTTGCGCCGCTCCCCCGCCTCCTCGCGCACCTGTACCCGGCGCACCAGCTCCTCGGCGTCCACGTCGCCGGGTCCGGCGGCGGGGGCGCCCTCCACGACGACGGTGATCTCCCCGCGCACCCCTTCGGCGGCCCAGGCCGCGAGCTCGCCGAGCCCGCCGCGCTTGACCTCCTCGTACGTCTTCGTCAGCTCGCGGCAGACCGCGGCCCGCCGCTCGGCGCCGAAGACCTCGGCCATCGCGGCGAGGGTGTCGTCGAGCCGGTGCGGGGCCTCGAAGTAGACGAGCGTGCGCCGCTCGCCCTCGACCTCGCGCAGCCGGCCGAGGCGCTCGCCCGCCTTGCGCGGCAGGAACCCCTCGAAGCAGAACCGGTCCACCGGCAGCCCGGACATCGCCAGCGCGGTGAGCACGGCGGACGGCCCGGGGACGGCGGTGACCTTGATGTCCTTCTCCACGGCGGCGGCGACCAGCCGGTAGCCGGGGTCGGAGACCGAGGGCATGCCGGCGTCGGTCACGAGCAGCACGCGCGCGCCGCCGGCCAGGGCCTCGACCAGTTCGGGGGTGCGCGCGGACTCGTTGCCCTCGAAGTACGAGAGGACGCGCCCGGTGGTGTGCACGCCGAGTCCCTGGGTCAGCCGGCGCAGCCGCCGGGTGTCCTCGGCGGCGATCACGTCGGCCCGCTCCAGCTCGGCCGCGAGGCGCGGCGGGGCGTCGGCGAGGTCGCCGATGGGGGTGCCGGCGAGGACGAGCGTGCCCTTCGGGCCTTCGGCCGCGGCGGTGGTGGAGGTGGGCTGGGTACCGCGGGGCTGGTCAGTTGTCACCCGCCCATCCTCTCAGTCCCGCGCCCCGCCGCCCCCCGTGAGGCCCCCGCCACTGGGGCGCACACAGATCTCTTCCCTACGATGTGCCGGTGACCAGTACCGCGACGCCGTCGCCCAGCCCCGCGGGGGCCCCTGCCGCCTCGCCGGCGGGGCGCGAAGTAGAGCCGCCCACCTGGCTGCGCCGGCTGCGCGGCTTCGGCTACGCGCCGGCCGCCGCCGCGTCGCCGCGCGCGGACGTCCGCACCCGGCTGGTGCCCCCGTACGCCAAGCCGTCCCGGCAGCTGTGGCTGACCTTCGGTCTGCCGCCCGAGACGTGGGGGATCTGGCAGCGCATCTTCTCGTGGGCGGGGCCGCTCCTGGTGGCGCTGGTCGCCGGGGTGCTGCGGTTCGTGCACCTGGGCAGCCCGAAGGCGGTGATATTCGACGAGACGTACTACGCCAAGGACGCCTGGGCCACGGTCCGGCAGGGCTACGAGGCGAGCTGGCCCAAGGACGTCGACAAGTCGATCCTCGCCAACCCGGACGGGGTCGCGCTCCCCCTGGACCCGGGCTACGTGGTGCACCCGCCCGTCGGGAAGTGGGTCATCGGGCTCGGCGAGTGGATGTTCGGCTTCACCCCCTTCGGCTGGCGGTTCATGACCGCCGTGCTCGGCACCCTGTCGGTGCTGATGCTGTGCCGGATCGGGCGCCGCCTCTTCCGCTCGACCTTCCTGGGATGTCTGGCGGGCGCGCTGCTCGCGGTGGACGGCCTGCACCTGGTGATGAGCCGCACCGCGCTGCTGGACCTGGTGCTGATGTTCTTCGTGCTCGCCGCGTTCGGGGCGCTGCTCATCGACCGCGACCGGGCCAGGGCCCGACTCGCGGACGCGCTGCCGGTGGACGAGGAGGGCCGGACCCGGCCCGACACGAAGATCGCCGAGTCGCTGCGGCTGGGCTGGCGGCCGTACCGGATCCTGGCCGGGGTCTGCCTGGGGCTGGCCGCGGGCACGAAGTGGAACGGCTTCGTCGTCCTGGCCTTCTTCGGGGTCCTCACCGTGCTGTGGGACGCGGCCGCGCGCCGCACCGCGGGCGCGGGAGCCCCGTACGCGGCCATGCTGCGCCGCGACGCGCTGCCGGCCTTCGTGTCCACGGTGCCGGTCGCGATCGTGACGTACGTGGCCTCGTGGTCGGGCTGGATCTTCAGCCCGGACAACGGCAAGGGCGGCTACCTGCGCGACTGGGCGGCCAAGAACGACCAGAACAGCGCGCTGTCGTTCCTGCCGGAATGGCTGCGCAGCCTGTGGCACTACGAGACCGAGGTCTACAAGTTCCACGTCGGGCTGACCTCGGGGCACACCTACGAGTCGAACCCGTGGAGCTGGCTGGTCCTCGGCCGGCCCGTCTCCTATTTCTACGAGTCCCCCGAGCCGGGCACCGACGGCTGCCCGGCGACCGAGGCGGGCAAGTGCGCCCGCGAGGTGCTGGCGCTGGGCACCCCGCTGCTGTGGTGGGCAGGCTGCTTCGCGCTGCTGTACGTGCTGTGGCGGTGGTTCTTCCGCCGCGACTGGCGGGCGGGCGCGATCGCGTGCGCGGTGGCCGCGGGTCTGCTGCCCTGGTTCAACTACCAGGAGCGGACGATCTTCTACTTCTACGCGGTGGTCTTCGTCCCGTACCTGTGCCTGGCGGTGGCGATGATGATCGGCGCCCTGCTGGGCCCGGCGGGCTCGTCCGAACGACGGCGCGCGCTGGGCGCGATCGGGGCAGGGGCACTGGTCCTGCTGATCGTGTGGAACTTCATCTACTTCTGGCCCATCTACACGGGCCAGACCCTCCCGATGGACTCCTGGCGCGGCCGCATGTGGCTGGACACCTGGGTGTAGCAGCAGATTCAGTGTGCGCCCCGCGCTTTCGCACGGTCCCCTCCTTGGTCGTTGTTGGTGGTCGAAAGTGATCGCGGGCCGCCTCTGGACGGCCCCCAGACGGCCCCACGGTCGGCCCTCTTTCGCCAGGGCAGCGACGTGCGAAGCTGGATCGCGCGGCGCCGACAGGCACCACCGCGCATGCGGCGGAAGAAGGAGGAATGCGTGACGAACCCCAGCCCTCGTGGGACGTACTTGACGATCTCTGAGGCTCTGCGGGCAAGGATCGCCGAGGGGGCCTACCCCGATGGCCTTCCGTCCGAAGCGGAGATCGGGCGGGACTTCGGCGTGGCCCGTACTACCGTCCGCCGCGCGCTCCGCGCCCTGGAGGAAGCAGGTGACGTGACCACCGTCGCCGGGGTCGGCCGCCAGGTCGGCGGCGGGTCACAGGTGGCGCCGTACCGTCGGATCATGGCGGACCTTCTGGACCGCATTCGGACGGGTGAACTGCCCGCCGGCGCTCGGCTTCCGAGCGAGTCCGAACTCTCCGAGACCTACGGAGTCGCGCGGGGCACCGTCCGCCGCGCCGTGCACGAACTCGAAGGCGCCGGGCACGTTCACGCTCAGCACGGAGTCGGGCGGTTCGTGGGCCCGGCGTCCTGATTATCGACAGCTTGGGGGCACTCACATGCAGTTGGCCAAGTGGGCTCACGATCTCGCGGAGTCCCTGCTTGCCGAAAGCCTGCCGACCCGGTGGGCCCATTCACAGCGCGTCTACTTCCAGGCCCTGACGCTGGCCCCGGCACTTGGCGAGGATGCGGAGCTGCTGGCCGCCGCGGCCATCGCGCACGACGTCGGATACGCCCGCGCGGCGGTGGACACGGGGCAGCACATGATCGACGGAGCGCGCTATCTGCGCGACGTGGTGGGTGCCGACCCCCGGCTGTGCAGCATCGTGGCCTTCCACACGTCTTCCCCCTGGGAGGCCTCCGAGCTGGGGCTGAGCGAGATGCTGGCGGAGTTCGGCCCCGCAGAGCCCGTGCTGGTGGACGCGATCACCTACTGCGACTTGACCAGCAGCCCCGTGGGCGCGCTCGTGGATCCGGCGGAGCGGCTGACGGAGGTTCTCGACCGGTACGGCCCGGAACACGTCGTGTTCCGGGCCGTATCCGCGGCTCGGCCCGAGCTGCTAGCCCGGGTCGCCCGGGTGCGTCAGCGCAGCTTCGAGACGGAGCAGTCCAAGCTCAGCTGATCCGGGGGACGGACGAGTCGCGGAAGCCTTCCTCCAGCCGCCGGCGCGTGGTGGGCGATACGTCAAGAGACTCGATTTCTGCGCGGGGAATCCACCGCACCTCCAGGGATTCCGAACTCACCCTGATCTCGCCACTGACCGGTCGGGCCCGGAAGCAGAGCGAGAACTCCTGACGAACCTCGCCGTCCGCGAACGCGATGACATGGCCGGGGTCGGTAAAGATACCTACCAGGCCGACCACCTCGACCTGGATCCCGGTTTCCTCCAGGACCTCCCGGACGACCGTCCCCGCGATGTTCTCCCCGATCTCCTGGACGCCCCCCGGCATGCCCCACCGGCCGTTGTCCGATCGCCGCTCCATCAGCACATCACCCGCATCGTTGACGACGAATGCCGTCACCGCAGGCACGATGCTGTTGGCTTTCGGCGCGTTGGGATCGTTGAAGTAGTCAGTACGGCGACTCATGCTCACCTTTCAATGGGGACAGCTTCGGACCAGACTTTCTCGAAGCTCTGCTGATATGTGGAGACCAGCTCAGCACCGGCGACCTTGCGCAGATGGAGGACCGGCGTCAGGGGCGCGCTCACCCCGTACACCTGCGTGTTCACCAGCCACTCGTCATCCGACCGGTAGAGCGAGTTATGCAGAGTCGACCTGTGAAGCCGGAATTCGATCCCCGAAACCGAGTAAAGGGGGCGATAGAGCTTCATCACCTCGCGAACCTTGTAGGCCACGCCTTCGCCGATTTCCTCTTCATCCCCTCGGCGCCGGATCTCTGGGCTGTCCGGGTCTCCAAGCAGGATGCGGGCCCGGACACCGCCTGCCGCTTTCAACCTGAGCAGCTGCGGCCAGCGCGGATTCTCAGCGAGGAAGACACCCGCGTGCACCAGCACGCCGATCTCCCGTTCCGCCCGCCCGAACAGCTGGAGCCATAGGTCCGCCGGCACGTAGGAACGATGCGGGTAGACCTTCAACACCTCGGCATCCGCAGCGTCCTTACGCTGCCCATCCGGCAGGCCATCGGGCCACAGATAGCCCTCGTCCTCCCGAAGGAAGGCCGAGATGGCAAGGCGGTGCCGCCGGTACGGCGCCCTCCCTTTGGTGATCCAGCGTTCCACCGTCTTGGGGTCGACCCCAAGGTGCTCCGCCAGGGCATCCACGGCGACGCCTTGCGTCAGCATCGCGGACCTTAACCGCTCGTTCGCCATCCCACCCCCAGGGACGTCCAGGGACGTAGTCGCCCCTCAGAACGCTATCGAGGACGTCCCAAGTCGTCCAGGGACGCGGTGACTTCGTCCCGCCCTTCGACGGCACTCTGATGTCACACCACAAGACGGACCGGCTGAGGCGCAGAGCTTGACAGCCTCATCCAAAACCGCCAATGTGAGATACACGTTCAAGCATGTATCTCATGCTTCGAGTGCGGCTACTCCGCGCTGACCTGCATGGATGCCTGGAACGAGCTGTGTACGCAAGGCAAGGGCCCCCGGACAGAGCGGGTCCACAGCAGAGGGCGGGGACGCTGCAATCCCGCTATAGGCCAGGTAGGACGCAAAGGGCTTCGGCCCAACTGGCGAGGTGGCCCGGCGACCGCGAGCAACGGCCGGAGAGTGGGGACTTGGTCCCCCTTGCAGTGCAACACCACGACTGGAACGACCTAGGAGGACGCAGTGATCCGCTTAAGACTTTGGGCCCATTCGCGCTGGACCGGTGCGAGTGGATACGCCCTTCGTGTCGCCCCTTGAGCCGCCGATCACACCGGGATAGCCGGTGGCGGCTCGTGCCCGCAGCCCTTATCGGGGCCGCGGCCGGTTGCCTCCTCCGTCCGTCCGGCGCCTCAGCGTCGTACGGACGGGGTTGAGGGGAGCCGGAGAGACCGGCCCCGGAAGGGGTTCGAGATGAACAAGAAGCTCGCCTCGGCCATCCAGCGTGACAACGAGCTGGAGGACGCCGGAATGCACGGCGACGACCGCAAGACCTGCTGGACCCACTAGAGCTGGGCCGAGGACTGCCAGGACCAGCCGTTCCACACCCAGCCGAGCGTCAGCCACTACCCGCGACCGGCCTGACCTTCCGCCCCAACGGCGTACGGCCCCGGTGCTCGAACACCGGGGCCGCTTCGAGCCGTCCACCTGCTAGGGAGAACACGACTCATGAAGCACATCGCTGCACTTCACAACCTCGTTACCCCGTGGTCGGACGGCTTGGAGCCGTCGGACGCGGAGCTGGACGCGATCGAGTGGGAGATGCCGCTGATCCTGGCGGAGGTCGAACTGGTCGACGCGCGGATCGCCGTACTGGACCGGCCGGCCACCGAGCTGGACGAGCGGCGGATCCGCCGGGCCCGTCGCAAGGTGCTGGCCGTACGGCGGGCGTTGACCAACCGGGCCGCCGCTGCGGTGAGCATGCCGGGTGGTGCCGCATGATGCCCAGTGCCCGCCTCGCGAACGGCTACTCCGGGGAGTGGGAGGTCTACGTCGTTACGAACGGCACCCCCTCGCAGGACTGGCCGGAGCACGACTTCGGCCGTTCCACTCCCGTCCCCACCCTCGCTGAGCGCGCTGCCGCTCTGGCCGGTCTCGGCTACGAGGGCGCGGACGGGGCGGAGTGGGAGTGGCAGGAATTCCACGGCGACGCCACGGACCGGGTCCGCCTACTCGCTGCGCTCGACGTCCGCCCGATCGAGGACAGCCGGTGAACCGGCGGGGCAAGGCACTGCTGGTGCTGGCCCTGGTCGCCGTGGTCGGTATGGCGTTCCGGGTGTCGTGGAACGCGCTGCGGGACGTGGCGAAGGCCATCGGCGCGGACGGAACGGCGGCGACGCTGTACCCGTTCGTCGTGGACGGCCTGATGGCGCTGGCCCTAGTCGCCGCGCTCGTCCTCACCGGGGATGCCCGCCGGTTCGCCCTGCGGGTCCTGGCCGCCTACACGGCCGCCTCGCTGGTCCTGAACTACGTCCACGGCCTCGTTCCGGCCCTGCACTCGAAACAGATCGAGTGGATGCGGCTGGCCGAATGGGATCCGGCGAACTGGGCGCTCGTACTGCTGGCCACGTCGCTGCCGGTCGGGTCCATCTACTTCGGCTCCGACCTCGTGGCCAAGGTCCTCCACCACCGCCCGGAACCCGTCGACGCCGGGCCGTGCGGGGAGCGTGCGGACGGCCCCGCACAGCAGCCGCACACCCTGGACACGGTCGAGGTCGACCGCGAACCCGTTCCTGCTCCCGATACCCCGCACGTGCTGGTTCGGCAGGCATTGCCACAGCTCACCGCGTATGCGGATGGCGAGCGTGCGGAGAGTCCGCACACCCCGCACGCCGTCACCGCACAGCCCGCACACGCCGACGAAACAGCGGGGCAGGAGGACGTGTTCGAGGAGGCTGAACTGGAGCGGCTGCGGCAGGAGGCCCGCC
Above is a genomic segment from Streptomyces sp. NBC_01233 containing:
- the rsmI gene encoding 16S rRNA (cytidine(1402)-2'-O)-methyltransferase; this translates as MTTDQPRGTQPTSTTAAAEGPKGTLVLAGTPIGDLADAPPRLAAELERADVIAAEDTRRLRRLTQGLGVHTTGRVLSYFEGNESARTPELVEALAGGARVLLVTDAGMPSVSDPGYRLVAAAVEKDIKVTAVPGPSAVLTALAMSGLPVDRFCFEGFLPRKAGERLGRLREVEGERRTLVYFEAPHRLDDTLAAMAEVFGAERRAAVCRELTKTYEEVKRGGLGELAAWAAEGVRGEITVVVEGAPAAGPGDVDAEELVRRVQVREEAGERRKEAIAAVAAEAGVPKREVFDAVVAAKNAAQKVP
- a CDS encoding dolichyl-phosphate-mannose--protein mannosyltransferase — protein: MTSTATPSPSPAGAPAASPAGREVEPPTWLRRLRGFGYAPAAAASPRADVRTRLVPPYAKPSRQLWLTFGLPPETWGIWQRIFSWAGPLLVALVAGVLRFVHLGSPKAVIFDETYYAKDAWATVRQGYEASWPKDVDKSILANPDGVALPLDPGYVVHPPVGKWVIGLGEWMFGFTPFGWRFMTAVLGTLSVLMLCRIGRRLFRSTFLGCLAGALLAVDGLHLVMSRTALLDLVLMFFVLAAFGALLIDRDRARARLADALPVDEEGRTRPDTKIAESLRLGWRPYRILAGVCLGLAAGTKWNGFVVLAFFGVLTVLWDAAARRTAGAGAPYAAMLRRDALPAFVSTVPVAIVTYVASWSGWIFSPDNGKGGYLRDWAAKNDQNSALSFLPEWLRSLWHYETEVYKFHVGLTSGHTYESNPWSWLVLGRPVSYFYESPEPGTDGCPATEAGKCAREVLALGTPLLWWAGCFALLYVLWRWFFRRDWRAGAIACAVAAGLLPWFNYQERTIFYFYAVVFVPYLCLAVAMMIGALLGPAGSSERRRALGAIGAGALVLLIVWNFIYFWPIYTGQTLPMDSWRGRMWLDTWV
- a CDS encoding GntR family transcriptional regulator; this encodes MTNPSPRGTYLTISEALRARIAEGAYPDGLPSEAEIGRDFGVARTTVRRALRALEEAGDVTTVAGVGRQVGGGSQVAPYRRIMADLLDRIRTGELPAGARLPSESELSETYGVARGTVRRAVHELEGAGHVHAQHGVGRFVGPAS
- a CDS encoding HD domain-containing protein — protein: MQLAKWAHDLAESLLAESLPTRWAHSQRVYFQALTLAPALGEDAELLAAAAIAHDVGYARAAVDTGQHMIDGARYLRDVVGADPRLCSIVAFHTSSPWEASELGLSEMLAEFGPAEPVLVDAITYCDLTSSPVGALVDPAERLTEVLDRYGPEHVVFRAVSAARPELLARVARVRQRSFETEQSKLS
- a CDS encoding NUDIX domain-containing protein is translated as MSRRTDYFNDPNAPKANSIVPAVTAFVVNDAGDVLMERRSDNGRWGMPGGVQEIGENIAGTVVREVLEETGIQVEVVGLVGIFTDPGHVIAFADGEVRQEFSLCFRARPVSGEIRVSSESLEVRWIPRAEIESLDVSPTTRRRLEEGFRDSSVPRIS
- a CDS encoding XRE family transcriptional regulator encodes the protein MANERLRSAMLTQGVAVDALAEHLGVDPKTVERWITKGRAPYRRHRLAISAFLREDEGYLWPDGLPDGQRKDAADAEVLKVYPHRSYVPADLWLQLFGRAEREIGVLVHAGVFLAENPRWPQLLRLKAAGGVRARILLGDPDSPEIRRRGDEEEIGEGVAYKVREVMKLYRPLYSVSGIEFRLHRSTLHNSLYRSDDEWLVNTQVYGVSAPLTPVLHLRKVAGAELVSTYQQSFEKVWSEAVPIER
- a CDS encoding DUF6284 family protein, whose translation is MKHIAALHNLVTPWSDGLEPSDAELDAIEWEMPLILAEVELVDARIAVLDRPATELDERRIRRARRKVLAVRRALTNRAAAAVSMPGGAA
- a CDS encoding DUF6303 family protein, with the protein product MMPSARLANGYSGEWEVYVVTNGTPSQDWPEHDFGRSTPVPTLAERAAALAGLGYEGADGAEWEWQEFHGDATDRVRLLAALDVRPIEDSR
- a CDS encoding DUF2637 domain-containing protein, whose amino-acid sequence is MNRRGKALLVLALVAVVGMAFRVSWNALRDVAKAIGADGTAATLYPFVVDGLMALALVAALVLTGDARRFALRVLAAYTAASLVLNYVHGLVPALHSKQIEWMRLAEWDPANWALVLLATSLPVGSIYFGSDLVAKVLHHRPEPVDAGPCGERADGPAQQPHTLDTVEVDREPVPAPDTPHVLVRQALPQLTAYADGERAESPHTPHAVTAQPAHADETAGQEDVFEEAELERLRQEARRTYAESVQAARPLSARALGEAYGMSESWGRKQILAARDDSDRPRLTAVPAGTG